One stretch of Pigmentiphaga aceris DNA includes these proteins:
- the fliM gene encoding flagellar motor switch protein FliM: MAGEFLSQDEVDALLRGVNGEEEEQTQADFPGGVRPYNLVKQERIVRGRMPTLEIIHDRFGRLIRTGLYNFMRRNPEISVGPVRVIKYSEFLRNLVVPTNLNIVALKPLRGNALFVFEPRLVFSVVDNLFGGDGRFHTRVEGRDFTPTEQRIIQRMLTVVLDDYMKAWQGVYPLRFEYQRSEMHTQFASIATPSEIVVSASFSIEFGSSGGELHICFPYAAVEPIRDTLYSPVQGDQMEPDKRWLRMLRKQIQLADVDLKVKLAQTPLLVRDLLKMRTGDVIPIDIPTLVAAEVDGVPVFECKVGILNGQHAVRIEKVLATPQSENSLGDEDGV, from the coding sequence ATGGCGGGAGAGTTTCTCTCCCAGGATGAAGTCGATGCCTTGTTGCGAGGCGTCAACGGCGAAGAGGAAGAACAGACACAAGCGGACTTTCCTGGGGGCGTACGCCCCTACAACCTGGTCAAACAGGAACGGATTGTCCGCGGGCGGATGCCCACGCTGGAAATCATCCACGACCGCTTCGGCCGGCTGATTCGCACCGGTCTGTACAACTTCATGCGCCGCAACCCCGAGATCTCGGTGGGCCCGGTTCGCGTGATCAAGTACAGCGAATTCCTGCGCAATCTGGTGGTTCCGACCAACCTGAACATCGTTGCCTTGAAACCGCTGCGCGGCAACGCGCTGTTCGTGTTCGAGCCGCGTCTGGTGTTCTCGGTGGTCGACAACCTGTTCGGTGGCGACGGGCGTTTCCATACCCGCGTCGAAGGTCGTGATTTCACGCCGACCGAACAACGCATCATCCAGCGCATGCTGACGGTGGTGCTCGACGACTACATGAAAGCGTGGCAAGGCGTTTATCCGCTACGCTTCGAGTATCAGCGTTCGGAAATGCACACGCAGTTCGCCAGCATTGCCACACCGTCTGAAATCGTGGTGTCTGCCAGCTTCTCGATCGAATTCGGATCGTCGGGCGGCGAGCTGCACATCTGCTTCCCGTATGCGGCTGTCGAGCCGATTCGCGACACCTTGTACAGCCCGGTCCAGGGCGACCAGATGGAACCCGACAAGCGCTGGCTGCGCATGCTGCGCAAGCAGATCCAGCTGGCCGATGTCGACCTGAAGGTGAAGCTGGCCCAGACCCCGCTGCTGGTGCGCGACCTGCTGAAGATGCGCACGGGCGATGTGATACCGATCGACATCCCGACGCTCGTCGCGGCAGAAGTCGACGGCGTACCCGTATTTGAATGCAAGGTGGGGATCTTGAACGGCCAGCACGCGGTTCGCATCGAAAAGGTGCTGGCGACCCCGCAATCAGAAAATAGCCTCGGAGATGAAGATGGCGTCTAA
- the fliN gene encoding flagellar motor switch protein FliN, with product MASNDTEDWAAAMAEQSQAAGAVRATDEVFEKFGSSGPAPSMTNDIDIIMDIPVTLTVELGRTRIPIKQILQLAQGSVVELDGMAGEPMDVLVNGCLIAQGEVVVVNDKFGIRLTDIITPSERLRKLNR from the coding sequence ATGGCGTCTAACGATACGGAAGACTGGGCCGCCGCGATGGCGGAACAGAGTCAGGCGGCGGGTGCGGTACGCGCCACTGACGAAGTGTTCGAGAAGTTCGGCAGCAGCGGCCCGGCGCCGTCGATGACCAACGATATCGACATCATCATGGACATCCCGGTCACGCTGACCGTGGAACTGGGCCGCACGCGCATTCCGATCAAGCAGATCCTGCAGCTGGCACAAGGTTCGGTGGTTGAACTTGACGGCATGGCCGGTGAACCGATGGACGTGCTGGTCAACGGCTGCCTGATCGCCCAGGGTGAAGTCGTGGTCGTGAACGACAAGTTCGGTATTCGTCTGACTGACATCATCACCCCGTCGGAACGACTGCGGAAGCTGAACCGCTGA
- the fliO gene encoding flagellar biosynthetic protein FliO: protein MGAGPSILQTVFALFAVLALIMGCAWLMRRVQRPGGPGGNLLRVRSQIMVGPRERVVLLEVGDQWIVTGVAQGNVRSLAVMPRPEDAPPAPDPVDVADFRALLARLRK from the coding sequence ATGGGTGCGGGTCCGTCAATTCTGCAGACCGTTTTTGCGCTGTTCGCGGTACTGGCGCTGATCATGGGCTGCGCCTGGCTGATGCGCCGGGTTCAACGTCCTGGCGGACCTGGTGGCAACCTGCTCCGTGTTCGCAGCCAGATCATGGTGGGACCGCGCGAACGCGTGGTCCTGCTCGAAGTCGGCGATCAGTGGATCGTCACCGGGGTGGCGCAAGGCAATGTCCGCTCGCTCGCGGTCATGCCGCGTCCTGAAGACGCGCCGCCTGCTCCCGATCCTGTCGATGTCGCGGACTTCCGCGCCCTGCTCGCCCGACTGCGCAAGTAA
- the fliP gene encoding flagellar type III secretion system pore protein FliP (The bacterial flagellar biogenesis protein FliP forms a type III secretion system (T3SS)-type pore required for flagellar assembly.): protein MTAVSLQARLSAMRTRRLAQAALGAMLFALPVMGAMAQQAGIPALTSTPGVAGATTWSLSLQTLLVLSSLTFLPAALLMMTGFTRIIIVLSLLRSAIGLQGSPPNQVLIGLTLFMTFFIMSPTLDRVYVDAYQPFERNEITFQEGLVRAEVPLRTFMLRQTRESDLALFSRLANVPPVETADQLPLRVVVPAFVISELKTAFQIGFMIFLPFLVIDLVVSSVLMSMGMMMLSPVLISLPFKLMLFVMADGWNLLIGSLVASFAT, encoded by the coding sequence ATGACGGCTGTTTCTCTTCAAGCGCGCCTGAGCGCGATGCGTACGCGCAGGCTCGCCCAGGCGGCGCTCGGCGCGATGCTGTTTGCCCTGCCCGTCATGGGAGCCATGGCACAACAGGCGGGCATTCCCGCGCTGACCAGCACACCGGGCGTGGCTGGTGCAACCACCTGGTCTTTGTCGCTGCAGACCTTGCTGGTCCTGTCGTCGCTGACCTTCCTGCCCGCGGCCCTGCTGATGATGACCGGCTTCACCCGGATCATCATCGTCCTGTCTCTGCTGCGCAGTGCCATCGGCCTGCAAGGTTCGCCGCCGAACCAGGTGCTGATCGGTCTGACGCTGTTCATGACCTTTTTCATCATGTCGCCGACCCTGGATCGCGTCTACGTCGACGCCTACCAGCCCTTCGAGCGCAACGAAATCACTTTCCAGGAAGGCCTGGTCCGCGCCGAGGTGCCGCTGCGCACCTTCATGCTGCGTCAGACCCGTGAGTCCGATCTGGCGCTGTTCTCGCGTCTGGCGAATGTGCCGCCCGTGGAAACTGCCGACCAGCTGCCGCTTCGTGTGGTGGTGCCGGCCTTTGTGATCAGCGAACTGAAGACGGCATTCCAGATCGGTTTCATGATCTTCCTGCCCTTCCTGGTGATCGACCTGGTGGTGTCCAGCGTGCTGATGTCCATGGGCATGATGATGCTGTCACCGGTGTTGATCTCCCTGCCCTTCAAGCTGATGCTGTTTGTGATGGCTGATGGCTGGAATCTGCTGATCGGCAGCCTGGTGGCCAGTTTTGCCACATGA
- the fliQ gene encoding flagellar biosynthesis protein FliQ, giving the protein MNDAGGVLTLAQGAMQLAFYLAAPLLLTALVVGLVISILQAATQINEMTLAFVPKLVGVFLAALLAGPWMIQMVVEYIQRLFGNIPYVLG; this is encoded by the coding sequence ATGAATGACGCAGGTGGCGTACTGACGCTTGCCCAGGGCGCGATGCAACTCGCGTTCTACCTGGCTGCTCCGCTGTTGCTGACGGCCCTGGTGGTTGGCCTGGTGATCAGCATCTTGCAGGCGGCCACGCAGATCAACGAAATGACGCTGGCTTTCGTGCCCAAGCTGGTGGGCGTTTTCCTGGCCGCCTTGCTGGCAGGTCCGTGGATGATCCAGATGGTGGTGGAGTACATCCAGCGTCTGTTTGGCAACATTCCCTACGTGCTGGGCTGA
- the fliR gene encoding flagellar biosynthetic protein FliR, giving the protein MLSFSDADVQLLFATYMWPFMRCLAMVQTAPVFGHRAIPQRYKIGLAFMLAVIIGPSVTPSSVIDPFSGTGILMVLQQFIVGAAMGFGLRVVFAAFELAGDLIGLQMGLGFASFLDPQRNAPSPILATFLMLTATMVFMSLDGHLTLIVTLVESFITIPVGPSPLASIDWMRMAGLGSLVFSAGVQMALPVMGSVLALNIALGFISRSAPQLSIFNIGFAITLIAGMLALWITLGAMAGPISRITTMGVPYLK; this is encoded by the coding sequence GTGCTCAGTTTCAGCGACGCCGATGTGCAATTGCTGTTCGCCACCTACATGTGGCCGTTCATGCGTTGCCTGGCGATGGTGCAAACCGCGCCAGTTTTCGGCCACCGCGCCATTCCGCAGCGCTACAAGATTGGCCTGGCGTTCATGCTGGCCGTCATCATCGGGCCGTCGGTTACCCCTAGCTCGGTCATCGATCCGTTCTCCGGTACCGGCATTCTGATGGTGTTGCAGCAGTTCATCGTCGGCGCAGCCATGGGCTTCGGCCTGCGGGTGGTGTTTGCGGCCTTCGAGTTGGCCGGTGACTTGATCGGCTTGCAGATGGGCCTGGGTTTTGCATCGTTCCTGGACCCGCAGCGCAACGCACCGTCGCCCATTCTGGCAACCTTCCTGATGCTGACGGCAACCATGGTGTTCATGTCGCTCGACGGTCACCTGACGCTGATCGTGACCCTGGTCGAAAGCTTCATCACCATTCCGGTCGGCCCTTCACCGCTGGCGTCCATCGACTGGATGCGCATGGCCGGACTGGGCAGCCTGGTGTTCTCGGCAGGCGTTCAAATGGCCTTGCCTGTGATGGGTTCGGTGCTTGCGCTGAACATTGCGCTGGGTTTCATCTCGCGCAGCGCGCCGCAGCTGAGCATTTTCAACATCGGCTTTGCGATCACCTTGATCGCCGGCATGCTGGCGCTGTGGATCACGCTGGGTGCCATGGCAGGTCCGATCTCGCGTATCACCACCATGGGTGTGCCGTACCTGAAGTAG
- a CDS encoding sensor histidine kinase, whose translation MPRSGNSLGSTSANSASNASTSTSGNTSPPAPAPAGTRGRSLAWHLLIRLLPAVLALAALDTVATYAISRRLGNEVYDRSLIDSARTLARQVRQTTDGPRLLNRFGIVHEPSSDEVRDDTPSAFSEASGIFDGDPSDRVFFRVSTQDMILAGRTDLAREPAKPEDADLVPRDRTPGRSSPVDAAAPRVYNTQVDGVEVRAASIQFHLGDTPVDVVVAETLNKRTRVIEEILSVLVGGLTLMVVMLAFVIVTGVRSGLRSISRVSEEIEARGIDDLQPIGAAGVPSEITPLVAQTNSLLTRLGQAIAAQRRFIGHAAHQLRTPLTGLKLESELMLSRPLPDDVRQRAERIKSVADRMIRVGEQLLVLARADLTTRPQDSFKTVDLAEVVQEGGAAWVPRARAAQIDIDLDAPSEPVWIAGDPVLLNELLSNLIDNAMRHGARPGCITLKVGASPPQLIVQDDGPGIDEADIDKVFEPFHRAPNVRASGSGLGLAIVHEIAQAHGGTVTVKSRPAFAGTQFTVNFPTGSVAEPHR comes from the coding sequence ATGCCTAGGTCGGGAAATTCGCTGGGCAGTACGTCTGCCAATTCGGCGAGCAACGCATCGACCAGTACCTCGGGCAATACATCGCCCCCGGCCCCGGCTCCTGCCGGCACCCGGGGTCGTTCGCTGGCCTGGCACCTGTTGATACGTCTGCTGCCTGCGGTACTTGCCCTGGCGGCGCTGGATACGGTTGCTACGTATGCAATCAGCCGGCGCCTGGGCAACGAGGTCTACGATCGATCCCTGATCGACAGCGCCCGCACGCTTGCGCGCCAGGTACGCCAGACAACCGATGGCCCGCGCTTGCTGAACCGCTTTGGCATCGTTCACGAACCTTCCAGCGATGAAGTGCGTGACGACACGCCATCGGCGTTCAGCGAAGCCAGCGGGATTTTCGACGGCGACCCGTCTGACCGGGTGTTTTTCCGTGTCAGCACGCAGGACATGATCCTGGCGGGCCGTACCGATCTGGCGCGCGAGCCGGCCAAGCCTGAAGATGCCGACCTGGTTCCCCGCGATCGTACGCCTGGCCGTTCATCGCCCGTCGATGCGGCAGCCCCTCGGGTCTACAACACCCAGGTGGACGGTGTTGAGGTGCGTGCAGCATCCATTCAGTTCCATCTGGGCGACACCCCGGTGGATGTGGTGGTGGCCGAGACGCTCAACAAGCGCACCCGTGTGATCGAAGAGATCCTGTCGGTGTTGGTGGGTGGCCTGACGCTGATGGTGGTCATGCTGGCTTTCGTGATCGTCACGGGCGTGCGCAGTGGCTTGCGGTCCATCAGCCGGGTGTCCGAGGAAATCGAGGCACGTGGCATTGATGATCTGCAACCGATCGGCGCAGCCGGGGTGCCAAGCGAAATCACACCGCTGGTGGCGCAGACCAATTCCTTGCTGACGCGTCTGGGGCAAGCAATTGCCGCACAACGGCGCTTCATTGGCCACGCTGCACACCAGTTGCGCACGCCGCTGACGGGATTGAAGCTGGAATCTGAGCTGATGTTGTCGCGACCCCTGCCTGATGATGTTCGTCAGCGCGCGGAACGCATCAAATCGGTTGCCGACCGCATGATTCGGGTAGGTGAGCAGCTGCTGGTGCTGGCACGTGCTGATCTGACCACACGCCCGCAAGATAGCTTCAAGACCGTCGACTTGGCCGAAGTCGTGCAAGAGGGCGGGGCTGCCTGGGTGCCGCGTGCGCGTGCTGCCCAGATCGATATCGACCTGGACGCGCCGTCCGAGCCGGTGTGGATCGCGGGTGACCCGGTGTTGCTCAATGAGTTGCTGAGCAACCTGATCGACAACGCCATGCGACATGGCGCACGCCCGGGATGCATCACCTTGAAGGTGGGCGCGTCGCCACCGCAGTTGATCGTTCAGGACGACGGACCGGGTATCGATGAGGCCGATATCGACAAGGTGTTCGAGCCTTTCCATCGGGCACCGAACGTCCGCGCGTCAGGTTCTGGGCTGGGTTTGGCGATCGTTCATGAGATTGCGCAAGCGCACGGCGGAACGGTGACAGTGAAAAGCCGTCCTGCATTTGCAGGTACGCAATTCACGGTCAATTTCCCGACTGGGTCAGTGGCTGAGCCGCACAGGTAG
- a CDS encoding response regulator transcription factor, which translates to MRVLVIEDDPTLGGALSEFLGDQGYAVDLLTEGDRAAGAIAAQPYDLILLDLNLPGEDGLTVLRRLRANENTVPVLILTARDALQDRVDGLDAGADDYVTKPFELPELAARVRALIRRRAGHVSPTLEAGPLVFDTVGREVRLNNERIALSVRELSVLEMLMNRAGRVVTKRQIVNSLSAWDADFSENAVEVYVYRLRKRLEGSGVLIQTVRGFGYLLETGTPAVNA; encoded by the coding sequence ATGCGTGTATTGGTAATTGAAGACGACCCGACTCTGGGCGGCGCACTCAGCGAGTTCCTGGGCGACCAGGGTTATGCGGTCGACTTGTTGACCGAAGGTGATCGGGCTGCGGGCGCAATCGCCGCCCAGCCCTATGACCTGATCCTGCTCGATCTGAACTTGCCCGGCGAGGACGGTTTGACCGTGCTGCGTCGGTTGCGCGCCAATGAGAACACCGTACCGGTGCTGATCCTGACTGCCCGCGATGCGCTGCAAGACCGCGTCGATGGTCTGGACGCCGGTGCCGACGACTACGTCACCAAGCCCTTCGAGCTGCCGGAACTTGCCGCCCGTGTGCGCGCGCTGATCCGTCGCCGTGCCGGCCACGTCAGCCCCACCCTGGAAGCAGGGCCGCTGGTGTTCGATACGGTCGGACGTGAAGTCCGTCTGAACAACGAACGCATTGCCTTGTCGGTGCGCGAGCTGTCCGTGCTGGAAATGTTGATGAACCGCGCTGGTCGTGTCGTTACCAAGCGCCAGATCGTCAATTCTCTGTCTGCCTGGGACGCTGACTTCAGCGAAAACGCGGTCGAGGTATATGTGTACCGCCTGCGCAAGCGCCTGGAAGGCTCGGGTGTGCTGATCCAGACCGTTCGCGGTTTTGGTTATCTGCTGGAAACGGGTACGCCGGCTGTCAATGCCTAG
- a CDS encoding ExbD/TolR family protein, which yields MAFGGFNGGAGSGAPQSEINMVPLIDVMLVLLVIFILTAPLMSHSVRIDVPQASSAPIDAEPSKVDFAIDADGKMFWDGEPIAAEVVSDRFIAAAKQQPQPELNLRADKATRYEVLAKVMADASRAGLSKIGFVSTPESTPAPK from the coding sequence ATGGCTTTTGGTGGTTTCAACGGCGGGGCGGGCAGTGGTGCGCCTCAGTCCGAGATCAACATGGTGCCGCTCATCGATGTGATGCTGGTGCTGCTGGTGATCTTCATCCTGACTGCACCGCTGATGTCGCACTCCGTGCGCATCGACGTGCCGCAGGCCAGCTCGGCCCCCATCGATGCCGAGCCGTCCAAGGTCGATTTCGCCATCGACGCCGACGGCAAGATGTTCTGGGATGGCGAGCCGATCGCTGCCGAGGTTGTGTCGGATCGTTTCATCGCGGCCGCCAAGCAGCAGCCGCAGCCTGAACTGAATCTGCGTGCCGACAAGGCAACGCGTTACGAGGTGCTGGCCAAGGTAATGGCTGACGCTTCACGCGCGGGCCTCTCGAAGATCGGCTTTGTCAGCACGCCGGAATCCACGCCTGCACCCAAGTAA